One Setaria italica strain Yugu1 chromosome I, Setaria_italica_v2.0, whole genome shotgun sequence DNA window includes the following coding sequences:
- the LOC101778686 gene encoding phytosulfokine receptor 1, whose amino-acid sequence MAWGSRSRAVIPLLVLCVILLSRSENAAARRCGAGDLAALRGFSAGLDAAVDGWPIANASDDGCCDWPGVACDAAAGGGTAAVVGLVLPNRTLQGEVSASLAGLAALRVLNLSSNALRGAIPAALLRLRSLEVLDVSANALAGGLGAAAGVEIELPAVRVFNVSGNAFNGSHPVLAGAANLTEYDVSGNSFVGPVDAVALCGESPALRVLRLSMNRLSGAFPVGFGQCRSLTELSLDGNGIGGTLPDDLFGAASLQFLSLHTNAISGELSPRLRNLSSIVRLDLSFNAFSGPLPDVFDAFADLQELSAPSNKLSGELPTLSRCRRLRVLNLRNNSFAGDIGLDFRSLRSLAYLDLGVNSFTGPIPASLPKCRGMTALNLGRNKLTGEIPASFANFTSLSFLSLTGNTFSNVSSALRTLQSLPNLTSLVLTKNFHGGEEMPSDDAGIAGFPSIQVLVIANCELHGAIPSWIAGLRKLRVLDLSWNRLAGPIPPWIGQLDRLFYLDISNNSLQGEIPGSLTRMPGFIAAGTHGGGDDEDARVQDFPFFMRRNTSVQGRQYNQVDSFPPSLFLSHNNLTGGVPAALGALTKLHIVDLSWNKLSGSIPPELSGMTSLESLDLSHNSLYGVIPASLTQLSFISHFDVSHNNLSGEVPVGGQFSTFSRADFEGNPFLCGIHVARCARKDPPQADGGGGKERSATSAGVVAAISVGTALLLAVAAAVTWRVWSKRQEDNARVAADDGSGSLESAAKSTLVLLFPDDDGDGDGGERTMTVEDVMKATRNFDESRIVGCGGFGMVYRATLPDGREAAVKRLSGEFWQVEREFRAEVETLSRVRHRNLVPLQGYCRAGKDRLLIYPYMENGSLDHWLHVRQPGPGAAAALPWPARLGVARGAARGLAHLHASSEPRVLHRDIKSSNILLDARMEPRLADFGLARLVLPADTHVTTDLVGTLGYIPPEYGHSSVATYRGDVYSLGVVLLELVTGRRPVDMARPVGVGRDVTSWAVRMRREGRGEEVIDASVGEGRHREEAAKVLGVACACVSENPKARPTAQQVVEWLDAIAASAELVHPHRPATT is encoded by the coding sequence ccgtcgtcgggctGGTGCTGCCCAACCGGACGCTGCAGGGGGAGGTGTCCGCGTcgctcgccggcctcgccgcgctccgggTGCTGAACCTCTCCAGCAACGCGCTCCGGGGCGCGATCCCAGCGGCGTTGCTCAGGCTCCGGAGCCTCGAGGTGCTCGACGTCAGCGCCAACGCGCTCGCCGGTgggctgggcgccgccgccggggtggagATCGAGCTCCCGGCGGTGCGCGTGTTCAACGTCTCGGGAAACGCGTTCAACGGCAGCCACCcggtgctcgccggcgccgctaaCCTGACGGAGTACGACGTGTCGGGCAACAGCTTCGTGGGCCCCGTCGATGCTGTCGCCCTGTGCGGCGAGTCGCCGGCGCTGCGCGTCCTGCGGCTCTCCATGAATAGGCTCTCCGGTGCGTTCCCCGTGGGGTTCGGGCAATGCCGGTCGCTCACCGAGCTCTCCCTCGACGGGAACGGCATCGGCGGCACCCTCCCCGACGACCTCTTCGGCGCGGCGTCGCTGCAGTTCCTCAGTCTCCACACCAACGCCATCTCCGGCGAGCTGTCGCCTCGCCTGCGCAACCTCAGCAGCATCGTCCGCCTCGACCTCTCCTTCAACGCCTTCTCCGGCCCGCTCCCCGACGTGTTCGACGCGTTCGCCGATCTCCAGGAGCTCTCTGCGCCCTCCAACAAGCTCTCCGGCGAGCTCCCCACGCTCTcgcggtgccgccgcctccgcgtgcTCAACCTCCGGAACAACTCGTTCGCCGGCGACATCGGCCTCGACTTCCGCTCGCTCAGGAGCCTTGCCTACCTCGACCTCGGCGTCAACAGCTTCACGGGCCCCATCCCGGCGAGCCTCCCTAAGTGCAGGGGCATGACCGCGCTCAACCTCGGCCGGAACAAGCTCACCGGAGAGATACCGGCGTCCTTCGCCAACTTCACCTCGCTGTCCTTCCTCTCGCTCACCGGCAACACCTTCTCCAACGTGTCGTCGGCGCTCCGGACGCTGCAGAGCCTCCCCAACCTGACGAGCCTGGTGCTCACTAAGAACTtccacggcggcgaggagaTGCCGTCGGACGACGCCGGCATCGCCGGTTTCCCCAGCATCCAGGTGCTCGTCATCGCCAACTGCGAGCTCCACGGCGCGATCCCGTCGTGGATCGCCGGACTTCGGAAGCTCAGAGTGCTAGACCTGTCGTGGAACCGGCTCGCCGGCCCGATCCCACCGTGGATTGGGCAATTGGACCGCCTTTTCTACCTCGACATATCGAACAATTCCCTCCAGGGAGAGATACCGGGCAGCCTGACGCGGATGCCGGGGTTCATCGCCGCCGGcacccacggcggcggcgacgacgaagaCGCGAGGGTGCAGGACTTCCCGTTCTTCATGCGGCGGAACACGTCGGTGCAGGGGCGGCAGTACAACCAGGTGGACAGCTTCCCGCCGTCTCTGTTTCTGAGCCacaacaacctcaccggcggCGTGCCGGCCGCGCTGGGGGCGCTGACCAAGCTGCACATCGTTGACCTGAGCTGGAACAAGCTGTCGGGCTCCATCCCGCCGGAGCTGTCGGGAATGACGAGCCTCGAGTCGCTGGACCTGTCGCACAACTCGCTCTACGGCGTCATCCCGGCGTCGCTCACGCAGCTCAGCTTCATCTCCCACTTCGACGTCTCGCACAACAACCTCTCCGGCGAGGTCCCCGTCGGCGGGCAGTTCTCCACGTTCTCGCGCGCGGACTTTGAGGGGAACCCGTTTCTCTGCGGAATCCACGTGGCGCGGTGTGCGCGGAAGGACCCGCCGCaggcggatggcggcggcggcaaggagcGGAGCGCCACCAGTGCCGGCGTCGTGGCGGCGATCAGCGTGGGCACGGCGTTGCTCCtcgccgtggccgcggcggtgACGTGGCGGGTGTGGTCGAAGCGGCAGGAGGACAACGCCAGGGTGGCGgccgacgacggcagcggcagcctCGAGTCGGCGGCGAAGTCGACGCTGGTGCTGCTCTTCCCGGAcgatgacggcgacggcgacggcggcgagcggacgATGACGGTGGAGGACGTGATGAAGGCGACGCGCAACTTCGACGAGTCCCGCATCGTGGGTTGCGGCGGCTTCGGGATGGTGTACCGCGCGACGCTCCCCGACGGGCGCGAGGCGGCGGTGAAGCGCCTCTCCGGCGAGTTTTGGCAGGTGGAGCGCGAGTTCCGCGCCGAGGTGGAGACGCTGTCGCGCGTGCGCCACCGCAACCTGGTGCCGCTGCAGGGCTACTGCCGCGCCGGCAAGGACCGCCTGCTCATCTACCCCTACATGGAGAACGGCAGCCTGGACCACTGGCTCCACGTGCGGCAGCcgggccccggcgccgccgccgcactgccgtggccggcgcggctcggcgtggcgcgcggcgcggcgcgcgggctggCGCACCTGCACGCCTCGTCGGAGCCGCGCGTGCTCCACCGCGACATCAAGTCGAGCAACATCCTCCTGGACGCGCGCATGGAGCCGCGGCTCGCCGACTTCGGCCTCGCCAGGCTCGTGCTCCCGGCGGACACGCACGTGACCACCGACCTCGTCGGCACGCTCGGGTACATCCCGCCGGAGTACGGGCACTCGTCGGTGGCCACCTACCGCGGCGACGTGTACAGCCTCGGCGTGGTCCTGCTGGAGCTCGTCACGGGGCGGCGGCCCGTGGACATGGCGCGGCCGGTGGGCGTCGGCCGGGACGTGACGTCGTGGGCGGTGCGGATgcggcgggaggggaggggcgaggAGGTGATCGACGCCAGCGTCGGCGAGGGGAGgcaccgggaggaggcggcgaaggTGCTGGGCGTGGCGTGCGCCTGCGTCAGCGAGAACCCCAAGGCGCGACCGACGGCGCAGCAGGTGGTGGAGTGGCTcgacgccatcgccgcctcGGCCGAGCTCGTCCACCCACACCGACCAGCCACAACGTAG